In Paenibacillus sp. G2S3, a single window of DNA contains:
- a CDS encoding carbohydrate ABC transporter permease — translation MGGLETATKGNVGKIKKNRSSDTIMEIVMYVISAIFLVILIYPLYFIVIASFSDPSAVAGGQVWLFPKGFTFDGYKELLRHDNIWIGYWNTILYTVVGTAIGLVVNISAAYALSRKDLVGRKYISLFFIFTMFFNGGLIPTFLTVRDFHLYDTFLVMVLPFAVGVFNIIVARTFFQTSIPGDLWEAAQIDGCGNLRYFAQIVLPLSKAIIAVLGLWIAVGYWNSYFNALIYLKNPNMYPLQLILRNILITNQMQSGMGTGEAAQIALRLANMMRYSVIIVATVPIMCVYPFVQKYFNQGVMIGAVKE, via the coding sequence ATGGGAGGTTTAGAGACAGCGACTAAAGGAAATGTAGGAAAAATAAAGAAGAATCGCTCTTCGGATACTATAATGGAAATAGTGATGTATGTAATATCGGCAATTTTTCTAGTTATCCTGATCTATCCGCTGTATTTTATCGTCATTGCTTCGTTCAGTGATCCTTCGGCGGTAGCAGGAGGTCAAGTCTGGCTATTTCCTAAAGGGTTTACATTTGATGGTTACAAAGAGCTACTGCGGCATGATAATATTTGGATCGGGTATTGGAACACCATCCTGTACACGGTGGTTGGGACTGCAATCGGCTTAGTAGTAAATATCTCAGCAGCCTATGCGTTGTCAAGAAAGGACCTTGTGGGGCGGAAATATATTTCGCTGTTTTTCATCTTTACAATGTTCTTTAATGGGGGGTTGATTCCTACCTTTTTAACGGTTCGTGATTTTCATCTATATGATACTTTCTTAGTTATGGTACTGCCTTTCGCAGTGGGAGTCTTTAATATCATAGTGGCACGAACTTTTTTCCAGACAAGTATTCCGGGAGATTTATGGGAAGCAGCGCAAATTGATGGTTGTGGCAATCTCCGTTATTTTGCACAGATAGTTTTACCGCTGTCGAAGGCTATTATTGCAGTGTTGGGTTTATGGATCGCTGTCGGTTACTGGAATTCATATTTTAATGCCTTGATTTATTTGAAAAATCCTAATATGTATCCTTTGCAGCTGATTCTGCGAAATATTCTGATCACCAATCAGATGCAATCTGGTATGGGAACCGGTGAAGCTGCACAAATCGCACTACGGCTTGCCAATATGATGCGGTATTCAGTTATTATCGTGGCTACTGTTCCAATTATGTGTGTATACCCATTTGTGCAAAAATACTTTAACCAAGGCGTAATGATCGGCGCAGTGAAGGAATAA
- a CDS encoding extracellular solute-binding protein — protein sequence MSQHSKKKTAKKWTVGLLAAAMVFGIAGCGGKDGNNAATSETSSYNKEGLPIVNEPITLKVLTVRWGSMGDTFTQNQWLKDLEKNTNVKIEWQVMSSNDWAEQKSILLASGTLPDIILGNQTFGDSDIVNNLSFFRPLDDYIDKNMPNLKAAMEETPELKKISTFPDGKIYSLPTRLPSRPKSSRQPVINKTWLDKLGLKVPETIDELYNVLKAFKEQDPNGNGKQDEIPFIEIGNDLISPFGIADLNNNNMIIKDGKAIYFPVSEEFKEGLKWENKLYAEGLLDKEVFTQDDTMRSAKFQNPDAPIVGFTYQWTPDAVFGKWSDQYVTIPPIAGPDGKRYTIGNPIGMNLNRNELLITTSSKYPEVAARWADQFYTNEASIQNFWGAIGTVIKKNDDSTYTLMDPPAGTSADAWYWDQSLRDFGPKYVSPSFEQKIVLNPESGDGLKLQLDKLGSEFVTEPFPNVMYTSEEFEELPTLTTDIDGYVNTMRAQFISKGGIDEGWDDYVKQLNKMGLEKLVKIRTDAYSRYMSVK from the coding sequence ATGAGTCAACACAGTAAGAAAAAGACGGCAAAGAAATGGACTGTGGGTCTACTGGCTGCTGCTATGGTATTTGGTATTGCTGGCTGCGGCGGAAAAGACGGGAATAATGCTGCGACTAGTGAGACGAGCAGTTACAACAAAGAAGGGCTGCCGATTGTAAATGAGCCTATAACTCTTAAGGTACTGACCGTACGTTGGGGAAGCATGGGAGACACGTTTACGCAGAATCAATGGCTAAAGGATCTGGAAAAAAATACGAATGTCAAAATCGAATGGCAAGTGATGTCCTCCAATGACTGGGCCGAACAGAAGTCCATTCTGCTGGCTAGCGGTACACTTCCAGATATTATCCTAGGCAATCAAACCTTCGGAGATTCCGATATCGTTAATAATCTAAGTTTTTTCCGCCCGTTAGATGATTATATTGATAAAAATATGCCAAATCTTAAAGCGGCCATGGAAGAAACGCCTGAACTGAAAAAAATTAGCACCTTCCCTGATGGCAAAATCTACTCTCTGCCAACAAGACTTCCATCGCGTCCAAAAAGCTCACGTCAGCCTGTAATTAACAAGACCTGGCTCGACAAATTGGGTTTGAAGGTACCTGAAACGATTGATGAGCTATACAACGTGCTAAAAGCCTTTAAAGAACAAGATCCAAATGGAAATGGCAAACAAGATGAGATTCCATTTATTGAAATTGGTAATGATTTGATCAGTCCTTTCGGAATTGCCGACTTGAATAACAACAATATGATCATCAAGGATGGAAAAGCGATATATTTCCCTGTTTCGGAGGAGTTCAAAGAAGGTCTCAAATGGGAAAATAAATTGTATGCGGAAGGGTTGCTAGACAAAGAGGTATTTACACAGGATGACACGATGAGATCAGCCAAGTTCCAAAATCCGGATGCTCCTATTGTGGGCTTTACTTACCAGTGGACCCCGGACGCTGTATTTGGTAAATGGAGCGATCAATATGTGACGATTCCGCCGATTGCTGGACCGGATGGTAAACGTTATACGATTGGTAATCCAATTGGGATGAATCTTAATCGTAATGAATTGCTGATTACTACTTCGAGTAAGTATCCAGAGGTTGCTGCGCGTTGGGCAGATCAGTTCTACACGAACGAAGCGAGCATTCAGAATTTCTGGGGTGCAATTGGAACTGTAATTAAGAAGAATGATGACAGCACCTATACATTGATGGATCCACCTGCTGGAACCAGCGCAGATGCCTGGTACTGGGATCAGTCTCTTCGAGATTTCGGGCCGAAATATGTGAGCCCGTCCTTTGAACAGAAAATTGTTCTTAATCCTGAAAGTGGGGATGGACTGAAGCTGCAGCTAGATAAGCTGGGTAGTGAATTTGTAACAGAGCCTTTCCCTAACGTTATGTACACCTCCGAGGAGTTCGAGGAGCTGCCAACCTTGACCACGGATATCGACGGTTATGTGAATACAATGCGCGCCCAATTTATTAGCAAAGGTGGAATTGACGAAGGCTGGGATGATTATGTCAAACAGCTAAATAAAATGGGGCTTGAAAAATTAGTTAAGATTCGCACAGATGCGTACAGTCGTTACATGAGTGTGAAATAA
- a CDS encoding helix-turn-helix domain-containing protein, producing MNVLLVDDDFYVIAALQKRIDWESLHIDTVYTANNVAQAREIIEKHSVQILISDIEMPQGSGLELLAWIREGNYSIQTILLTNYADFNYAQKAIELQSFEYFLKPIEFDKLMLIIQKAITQAKEQQRNEKAIQGGYFWQKNQAKILEHFWRKLVSGSTSFPIKLADITQAIEEQNLSYQMSDTLQPLIFNLFPYNGSMGKEEKDLFDFALLNVLYELFKSPCFTIESILEYKDYNWIALLKWNQAPDTLLLEELCTSFIQKANPYLKCDVCCNIGLYDKLNHVGNVLKQSLTMDEEITRCRNQTFLVEAYLYQNKTGYTPPDLAHLEELLNQNQFTIFLEEVTHYLKVMLNNRTLETSVLSLFRLDIVQLVYSFLNLKGIRSHKLYSGKTNDKLTKHSLNSIEDMEEYLKYLVTTAMNYRDFAAQTKSVAEEIKQYIHSHYGDDLTRNDLAEIVYLNPDYLARIFKRETGVSLGSYVIQVRITAAKHLLETTNMSVYTVANKVGYNNYSYFSKLFKQEVGLPPNDYKKEQQYNPAY from the coding sequence ATGAATGTACTGCTTGTTGATGATGACTTTTATGTTATTGCCGCATTGCAAAAGAGAATAGATTGGGAATCGCTACATATAGATACTGTTTATACGGCTAATAATGTCGCTCAAGCACGCGAAATAATAGAAAAGCATTCTGTTCAAATTCTGATTTCGGATATTGAAATGCCGCAGGGCAGCGGCCTGGAATTACTGGCGTGGATTCGCGAGGGGAATTATAGTATTCAGACGATTCTTCTTACCAATTATGCGGATTTCAACTATGCGCAGAAAGCGATTGAATTGCAAAGCTTTGAATATTTTCTGAAGCCCATCGAATTTGATAAGCTGATGCTGATCATCCAAAAAGCTATCACACAGGCAAAAGAACAGCAAAGAAACGAAAAAGCCATTCAAGGCGGTTACTTTTGGCAAAAAAATCAGGCGAAGATTCTCGAGCATTTTTGGCGCAAACTGGTTAGTGGGAGTACATCATTTCCGATTAAATTAGCAGACATCACCCAAGCGATTGAAGAACAAAACCTCTCCTATCAAATGAGTGATACCCTGCAGCCTTTAATCTTCAACTTATTTCCATACAACGGCAGCATGGGAAAAGAAGAGAAGGATCTTTTTGATTTTGCCCTGCTGAACGTATTATACGAATTGTTTAAGAGTCCTTGCTTTACCATTGAGAGCATTCTGGAATATAAAGATTATAATTGGATCGCCTTATTAAAATGGAATCAGGCACCAGACACGCTGTTGCTTGAAGAATTATGCACTTCCTTTATTCAAAAGGCTAATCCTTATTTAAAGTGTGACGTCTGCTGCAATATTGGTTTATACGATAAACTAAATCATGTGGGAAATGTTCTGAAACAATCTCTGACTATGGATGAAGAAATTACGCGGTGCAGAAATCAGACCTTTTTGGTGGAAGCCTATCTCTATCAAAATAAAACAGGCTACACGCCACCGGATCTTGCCCATTTGGAAGAGCTGCTGAACCAGAATCAATTCACTATTTTTCTTGAGGAAGTTACGCACTATTTAAAGGTTATGCTGAACAATAGAACACTGGAGACCTCTGTTCTTAGCTTGTTCCGCTTAGATATTGTTCAGCTAGTCTATTCATTTCTCAACCTCAAAGGGATACGGTCGCACAAATTATACTCCGGCAAGACTAACGATAAATTAACCAAGCACTCTCTGAATTCGATTGAGGATATGGAAGAATATCTTAAATATCTAGTCACAACAGCTATGAACTACCGTGACTTTGCTGCACAGACCAAATCCGTCGCAGAAGAAATCAAACAATACATTCATTCCCATTACGGCGATGATCTGACGCGAAATGATTTAGCCGAAATTGTATATCTTAATCCTGATTATCTGGCAAGAATATTTAAACGAGAAACGGGTGTTTCATTAGGCAGCTACGTCATCCAAGTTAGAATCACGGCCGCTAAGCATCTATTGGAAACCACAAATATGTCTGTCTACACCGTCGCAAACAAAGTAGGTTATAACAACTACTCCTATTTCTCCAAGCTTTTCAAACAAGAGGTTGGCCTTCCTCCCAACGACTATAAAAAGGAACAGCAATACAATCCAGCATATTAA
- a CDS encoding TIM-barrel domain-containing protein, producing MEHTMKEPNPLAIPLKLHAEPCGKADAIIQGECYRFTVLTPELIRMEYSEKGYFENRASQTVVNRNFPVPEFRVIDLGNKLELITDRLHLSYDKKPFSRHGLSIRVRNEAGHLMSVWNYGDPVQDLRGTARTLDNADGVIPLEHGLLSRSGFTLVDDSSSLVLEEDGRVELRLQEGLDFYFFGYGHDYLKCLKDFYHLCGRTPLLPRYALGNWWSRYYPYSEVEYKALIERFEHEQIPFSVAVMDMDWHLVHIDPQYGSGWTGYTWNKELFPDPQEFLSWLHEKGLRVTLNVHPADGIRAFEDPYLAIAAEMGMDPEKGDAVEFDITDPNFLRAYFKFLHHPLEDEGVDFWWIDWQQGGVTKVPGLDPLWMLNHYHYLDSGRRGNRKLTFSRYAGLGSHRYPVGFSGDTIVTWESLNFQPYFTANAANVGYGWWSHDIGGHMNGYLDDELAMRWVQFGVFSPILRLHSSASAFNSKEPWRFNKIAEDVMKDCLRLRHSLLPYLYTMNRYASRDSLPLVRPIYYHHAQRNEAYEVPNEYYFGSELIVCPITQPVNSKVGVAEFKAWLPDGIWIDFFNGRVYDGGRKLSLYRNLESIPALAKAGAIVPMADLTEYTSSVDNPRHMEVRVFAGGNGHFHLWEDAGDTAEDRDEQWCDTEMVLEIEERASFKILPARGNTEAVPERRSWKLSFVGFADTRVQVFVGGTEITAEMGYDEATHTLTVMISDLAVDQALEVKFADARIAVNSVDDEVFNLLNRAQILFQLKEQIYRVVKESATPMVALGSLASMELEHTLYGALCEILTARL from the coding sequence ATGGAACATACGATGAAAGAGCCAAATCCTTTGGCGATCCCATTAAAGCTGCACGCTGAACCATGTGGTAAAGCTGACGCGATTATTCAGGGGGAGTGTTATCGATTCACTGTATTAACTCCTGAACTTATCCGGATGGAATACAGCGAGAAAGGGTATTTCGAAAATCGGGCTTCGCAGACCGTTGTGAATCGCAATTTTCCCGTTCCAGAATTTCGTGTAATTGATCTGGGAAACAAGCTTGAGTTGATTACAGACCGCCTGCATCTATCTTATGATAAGAAGCCTTTCTCCAGGCATGGCCTCAGTATTCGAGTAAGAAACGAAGCGGGTCATCTAATGAGTGTCTGGAATTACGGTGATCCAGTACAAGACTTGAGAGGGACGGCACGCACACTGGATAATGCTGATGGTGTTATTCCACTAGAGCACGGACTCCTCTCGCGTTCCGGATTTACGTTAGTGGATGACAGCAGCTCCCTTGTACTTGAAGAGGATGGACGGGTCGAACTGCGGTTACAGGAAGGTCTCGACTTTTATTTTTTTGGCTATGGTCATGATTATTTAAAATGCTTAAAGGATTTCTATCATCTTTGCGGTCGTACACCCCTATTGCCACGTTATGCACTTGGCAACTGGTGGAGCCGATATTATCCATATTCAGAAGTAGAATATAAAGCGTTAATCGAACGTTTTGAGCATGAGCAAATTCCTTTTTCCGTCGCAGTTATGGATATGGATTGGCATCTCGTTCATATCGATCCACAGTATGGCAGTGGCTGGACGGGCTATACATGGAACAAGGAGCTGTTCCCTGACCCGCAGGAATTTCTATCATGGCTGCATGAAAAAGGGCTTCGAGTGACGCTCAACGTACATCCTGCAGATGGTATAAGGGCGTTTGAAGATCCATATTTAGCGATTGCTGCGGAGATGGGCATGGACCCGGAAAAAGGGGATGCTGTGGAATTTGACATCACGGATCCGAATTTTTTACGGGCATATTTTAAGTTTCTACATCATCCACTAGAGGATGAAGGTGTGGATTTCTGGTGGATTGATTGGCAGCAGGGTGGAGTGACTAAAGTACCGGGACTAGATCCGCTCTGGATGCTGAACCATTATCACTATCTAGACAGCGGTCGGCGAGGGAACAGGAAGCTTACTTTTTCCCGTTATGCAGGTCTAGGCAGCCATCGTTATCCTGTGGGATTCTCTGGAGATACCATTGTGACTTGGGAGTCGCTGAATTTCCAGCCTTATTTCACAGCCAATGCCGCAAACGTCGGTTATGGTTGGTGGAGTCATGATATCGGTGGCCATATGAACGGTTATTTAGACGATGAATTGGCGATGCGCTGGGTACAATTCGGTGTGTTTTCACCGATTCTACGGTTACATAGTTCTGCTAGTGCCTTCAACAGCAAGGAGCCGTGGCGGTTCAACAAGATTGCCGAAGATGTAATGAAGGATTGCCTGCGCTTGCGGCATAGTTTACTTCCCTATCTGTATACGATGAATCGTTATGCCAGCCGCGATAGTCTTCCGCTAGTTCGGCCGATATATTATCATCATGCGCAGCGGAATGAAGCCTATGAAGTGCCAAATGAATATTACTTCGGTTCTGAACTCATTGTGTGTCCCATTACCCAGCCGGTCAACTCCAAGGTAGGCGTTGCCGAATTCAAGGCTTGGCTACCTGATGGAATCTGGATAGATTTCTTTAACGGAAGGGTGTACGACGGTGGAAGAAAGCTTTCTCTTTATCGTAATCTGGAGAGCATTCCAGCATTAGCGAAAGCGGGTGCTATCGTTCCTATGGCGGATCTGACGGAATATACCTCTTCAGTCGATAATCCGAGGCATATGGAGGTCCGTGTGTTTGCTGGAGGCAATGGTCATTTTCATCTCTGGGAGGATGCGGGTGATACTGCAGAGGACCGGGATGAGCAATGGTGCGACACGGAAATGGTTTTGGAAATAGAAGAGAGAGCTAGCTTCAAGATACTTCCTGCCCGGGGAAACACAGAAGCTGTGCCTGAACGACGGTCATGGAAGTTATCCTTTGTCGGCTTTGCGGATACAAGGGTCCAGGTCTTCGTTGGTGGTACAGAAATCACAGCAGAAATGGGATACGACGAAGCTACACACACACTAACGGTCATGATCTCGGATCTAGCGGTGGACCAAGCTCTGGAGGTGAAGTTCGCAGATGCTCGGATAGCTGTGAATTCAGTAGATGATGAGGTGTTCAACCTACTGAACCGTGCGCAAATTCTTTTTCAATTGAAAGAGCAAATTTACCGTGTAGTCAAAGAATCAGCAACACCGATGGTAGCACTGGGATCTCTTGCTTCAATGGAGCTTGAACATACGCTGTACGGAGCATTATGTGAGATTCTGACGGCTAGGCTATAA
- a CDS encoding extracellular solute-binding protein, with amino-acid sequence MNKQPKNSIYRTITVILLVTTLLASLTACKGDKEVNAVETDPGQFNKEGLPIVDNPVTLKVLTVRWGSMGDDFIQNQWLKDLEKHTNVKIEWQVMSSNDWSERKSIMLASGTLPDIILGSQTFGDSDIVNNLSLFRPLDDYIEKHMPNLKAAMEETPEMRKISTFPDGKIYSLPARLPSRPKSSRQPVINKTWLDHLGLKVPDTIDDLYNVLKAFKERDPNGNGQQDEIPVIELSNDLISPFGIADLNNNFMVVKDGKAVYYPISEEYKEGLKWEHKLFTDGLLDTELFTQDETMRSAKFLNPDAPIVGFSYQWTPDAVFGKWSDQYVTIPPIAGPDGKRYTVGNPYGMNLERNELLITTSCKFPEIAARWADQFYTNEASIQNFWGAIDTVIKKNDNGSYTLMDPPAGTSADAWYWDQSLRDFGPKYVSPVFEKSIFLNPKTGDGLKLQLDKLGSEYTIPPFPNVMYTAEEFQELPTLATDIDSYVDTMRAQFIITGEIDEGWADYVKQLRGMGLDKLVKIRTDAYSRYVNLE; translated from the coding sequence ATGAATAAGCAACCCAAAAACAGTATCTATAGAACAATCACCGTCATTCTTCTAGTGACAACGTTGCTTGCTAGCCTTACAGCCTGTAAAGGGGACAAAGAAGTAAACGCTGTTGAAACTGATCCGGGTCAATTTAATAAAGAAGGTTTGCCAATAGTGGATAATCCCGTGACGCTGAAAGTTCTAACGGTTCGGTGGGGAAGCATGGGAGATGATTTTATTCAGAATCAATGGCTCAAGGATTTGGAAAAGCACACGAATGTCAAAATTGAATGGCAGGTGATGTCTTCCAATGATTGGAGTGAACGGAAGTCGATTATGCTGGCAAGTGGTACACTTCCAGATATCATTTTAGGGAGTCAGACTTTCGGGGATTCGGATATCGTTAATAATTTAAGCTTATTTCGGCCACTCGATGACTATATCGAAAAGCATATGCCTAATCTCAAAGCAGCTATGGAAGAAACACCTGAAATGAGAAAAATCAGCACTTTTCCTGACGGGAAAATCTATTCTCTGCCTGCAAGATTACCCTCACGTCCTAAAAGCTCGCGCCAACCTGTGATTAACAAAACCTGGTTAGATCATTTGGGATTGAAGGTTCCCGATACGATTGATGATCTCTACAACGTGCTTAAAGCGTTCAAAGAACGTGATCCGAATGGGAACGGACAACAGGATGAAATTCCTGTTATCGAATTAAGTAATGATCTTATCAGTCCCTTCGGGATCGCGGATTTGAATAATAACTTTATGGTGGTCAAAGACGGAAAAGCGGTTTATTACCCGATTTCAGAGGAATACAAAGAAGGGCTTAAATGGGAGCATAAATTATTTACTGATGGGTTGCTTGATACAGAGCTATTCACTCAAGACGAGACAATGAGGTCGGCCAAATTTCTTAATCCGGATGCTCCGATTGTAGGCTTTTCGTATCAGTGGACCCCGGATGCCGTGTTTGGCAAATGGAGCGATCAATATGTGACCATTCCTCCGATTGCAGGGCCGGATGGTAAGCGCTACACCGTAGGAAATCCGTATGGAATGAATCTGGAACGCAACGAGCTGTTGATCACCACTTCTTGCAAATTTCCAGAGATTGCCGCCCGCTGGGCCGATCAGTTCTACACTAATGAAGCAAGCATTCAGAATTTCTGGGGAGCGATAGACACCGTTATTAAGAAAAATGACAACGGTTCGTATACATTGATGGACCCACCGGCTGGCACCAGTGCTGATGCCTGGTATTGGGATCAGTCACTCCGGGATTTCGGACCGAAATATGTTAGTCCAGTGTTTGAAAAATCCATTTTTCTAAACCCTAAAACCGGAGATGGACTGAAGCTGCAGCTCGATAAGCTGGGAAGTGAATATACAATTCCACCTTTCCCTAATGTAATGTACACCGCAGAAGAGTTTCAGGAGTTGCCGACCTTGGCCACCGATATTGATAGTTACGTAGATACAATGCGCGCTCAGTTTATAATTACAGGTGAAATCGACGAGGGCTGGGCTGATTATGTGAAACAACTGCGGGGAATGGGGCTGGATAAGCTGGTTAAAATTCGAACCGATGCTTACAGTCGTTATGTGAATTTAGAATAG
- a CDS encoding sensor histidine kinase, whose translation MMLVSFTVLILDLAISITSISIVKQQSTRNLQDTAALYINRINHDFAYINHYMGWTLGNDESLLAMNTYGVNSIEFLKANDNLHKRFTELQKNYGHEYNFFYYLKNENYFLNCAPISVTYTDYRALKTKIISYIDDKEMYEKFYSKWTPILVNNHYYVINIVPYYNRYLIGLISADNLIRPLRQINLGANGYVSLVDEHERPLTSPISNSGKLITENGGFSNLLQSRTTINSAFSDTTFSTKMVIKYGIFEKIMIAQLLIMLLFFIVTSTLCIVLLFFKKRVLGPIQSFSENLAFINEAGQPADFKSSEIIELEQANTQFKGLIEQIKTFKIAMYEQELEKQRIQLDYMKLQIKPHFFLNCLTSIYSMAQIQMYKEIENMTLSTSKYFRYIFQNGENFVRLEDEIEHVRTYLEIQKQRYQDAFIYYIDQEDQASRVEIPPLVLQTFIENSIKYAISREHEVEIRLSVQRLQMEQEEMLVIQLTDTGPGFPPQVLEKLNLGEPLDQINGTQIGIMNTLKRLEYLYLKRATITFSNLESGGASVILSLPELPNKSK comes from the coding sequence ATGATGTTGGTTTCATTCACAGTCCTTATTCTGGATTTAGCGATCAGCATTACTTCCATTTCCATCGTTAAGCAGCAGTCCACTCGAAATTTACAGGATACCGCTGCACTCTACATCAATCGTATCAATCATGATTTTGCCTATATTAATCATTACATGGGCTGGACGCTTGGTAACGATGAGAGCTTACTTGCGATGAATACTTACGGGGTCAATAGTATCGAGTTCTTGAAGGCAAATGATAATCTGCATAAACGCTTTACCGAGCTGCAAAAAAACTACGGACATGAGTATAACTTCTTCTACTATTTGAAAAATGAGAACTACTTTTTAAATTGTGCACCGATCAGCGTGACGTATACGGATTACAGAGCGCTCAAAACGAAGATTATTTCTTATATTGATGATAAGGAGATGTATGAGAAGTTTTATTCCAAATGGACACCTATCCTTGTAAACAACCACTACTATGTAATTAATATCGTTCCCTATTACAATCGGTATTTAATTGGACTGATCTCTGCCGATAATCTGATCCGTCCTCTACGTCAGATTAATCTTGGTGCTAATGGGTATGTTTCTCTCGTGGATGAGCATGAACGGCCTTTAACCAGTCCGATATCCAACAGCGGAAAGCTGATAACGGAAAATGGGGGATTCTCTAATCTTTTGCAATCGCGTACAACAATCAACAGCGCGTTCTCGGACACCACTTTCAGCACCAAAATGGTCATTAAATATGGCATATTCGAAAAAATCATGATTGCTCAGCTGCTTATTATGCTACTCTTCTTCATCGTGACCTCCACTTTATGCATCGTTCTACTCTTTTTCAAAAAAAGAGTACTGGGCCCAATTCAAAGCTTCTCTGAAAACCTTGCATTCATTAATGAAGCTGGGCAGCCCGCAGATTTTAAAAGCAGTGAGATCATAGAGCTAGAGCAGGCAAATACACAGTTTAAAGGATTAATTGAACAAATCAAAACCTTTAAGATCGCTATGTACGAGCAGGAACTGGAGAAGCAGCGGATACAGCTGGACTATATGAAGCTTCAGATCAAGCCCCACTTTTTCTTGAACTGCTTGACTAGCATCTATAGCATGGCCCAAATTCAAATGTATAAAGAAATTGAGAATATGACGTTGTCTACGTCGAAATATTTCCGTTATATTTTTCAAAATGGTGAGAATTTTGTACGGCTAGAGGATGAAATTGAGCATGTCCGGACTTATCTAGAAATTCAAAAGCAACGTTATCAGGATGCATTTATTTACTATATTGATCAGGAGGATCAGGCAAGCCGTGTGGAAATTCCACCGTTAGTACTGCAAACCTTCATCGAAAATTCAATTAAATATGCGATTTCACGAGAACATGAAGTAGAGATCAGGCTTTCCGTACAACGATTACAGATGGAACAGGAAGAAATGCTCGTTATCCAGCTCACCGACACCGGTCCCGGTTTTCCACCGCAAGTGTTAGAGAAGCTTAATCTTGGAGAGCCCTTAGATCAAATCAACGGTACCCAGATCGGCATTATGAATACGCTTAAAAGACTGGAATATCTGTATTTAAAAAGAGCGACCATCACCTTCTCCAATTTGGAGAGCGGCGGCGCTAGTGTAATCTTATCTCTTCCGGAGCTTCCTAATAAATCTAAATGA
- a CDS encoding ABC transporter permease subunit, with amino-acid sequence MKSDPIRLSRKFGQIKQNWGLYTLLFPAVVLTLLFAYKPMYGVLIAFKDYSPALGIGGSPWAGFKYFEKFFNSYQFSATIKNTLVISVYSLITFPIPIILALMVNQMRPNRFRRFFQTVSYMPHFISTVVMVGLMMILFSPSTGLLGNMYSLFGKEAPDLMGSAGLFSSVYVWSDVWQHVGWDSIIFIAALSAVDPSLYEAATVDGASRMHKIRYIDIPMLMPTAITLLILRVGGLLGVGFEKVYLMQNDLNITSSEILSTYVYKIGLLSSQYSFSSAINLFNTVINFILLIMVNQISKKLSENSLW; translated from the coding sequence ATGAAATCTGATCCAATTCGTTTGAGTCGGAAATTCGGACAAATCAAACAAAACTGGGGTCTGTATACTTTGCTTTTTCCTGCAGTAGTCCTTACGTTGTTATTCGCATATAAACCAATGTATGGGGTGCTCATAGCTTTCAAGGATTATAGCCCGGCATTAGGAATTGGCGGAAGTCCATGGGCCGGATTCAAATACTTCGAGAAGTTCTTTAATTCCTATCAATTTTCAGCAACCATTAAAAATACGCTAGTCATCAGTGTGTACAGTCTGATTACGTTTCCGATTCCAATTATACTGGCGCTGATGGTTAACCAGATGAGACCAAACCGTTTTAGACGATTTTTTCAGACCGTATCCTATATGCCACACTTTATCTCCACGGTAGTTATGGTGGGCTTAATGATGATTTTGTTCTCACCTAGCACCGGTCTGCTGGGGAATATGTATAGTCTTTTTGGAAAAGAAGCGCCTGATCTTATGGGCTCTGCCGGGTTATTCAGTAGTGTGTACGTCTGGTCGGATGTGTGGCAGCATGTTGGCTGGGACAGTATTATCTTTATCGCTGCGCTCTCCGCTGTTGACCCTAGCTTGTACGAGGCCGCAACCGTGGACGGCGCAAGTCGGATGCATAAAATTCGTTATATCGATATTCCGATGTTGATGCCAACAGCGATAACATTGCTTATCCTGCGGGTCGGGGGACTGCTTGGGGTTGGATTTGAAAAAGTGTACTTAATGCAAAATGATTTGAACATCACTTCAAGTGAGATTCTGTCCACATATGTCTACAAAATTGGTCTGCTCAGCAGCCAGTACAGCTTTTCGTCGGCGATTAACTTGTTCAACACGGTCATTAATTTTATTTTATTGATTATGGTCAATCAGATTTCTAAAAAATTAAGCGAAAATAGCTTGTGGTAG